In a genomic window of Pelecanus crispus isolate bPelCri1 chromosome 1, bPelCri1.pri, whole genome shotgun sequence:
- the RFXAP gene encoding LOW QUALITY PROTEIN: regulatory factor X-associated protein (The sequence of the model RefSeq protein was modified relative to this genomic sequence to represent the inferred CDS: inserted 1 base in 1 codon) yields MRGERGGAAPARXRAEAPGAARAAGSVTGALRASPAAAPSSSASSSSSSSSPPQLALLVMQPCGGEEAAAAGVAGGVLPLPGADPPLQPPGSGGLMLFYELGGPGDGEAEAAGGESTVSPEELEEEEATAVAAAATSSGEAAAGGGCKSCTYQGCSETTTQVVKQRKPWMCKRHRNKIYKDKYKRKKSDQALGGGGAAAAGGGPRAEDSVEGSVSVTKQRTGSIGDRPARPTLLEQVLNKKRLSLLRSPEVVQFLQKQQQLLSQQALEQRQQQFQGAPG; encoded by the exons ATGCGCGGtgagcgcggcggggcggcgcctGCGC TGCGGGCTGAGGCGCCGGGGGCCGCGCGCGCGGCCGGCTCCGTTACCGGCGCCCTGcgggccagccccgccgccgctccctcctcctccgcctcctcttcctcctcctcctcctcgccgccgCAGCTGGCGCTGCTCGTGATGCAGCCGTGCGGCggcgaggaggcggcggcggctggggtggcggggggggtgctGCCGCTCCCGGGCGCCGACCCgccgctgcagccccccgggagcGGCGGCCTCATGTTATTCTACGAGCTGGGGGGCCCCGGCGACGGCGAGGccgaggcggcgggcggcgagAGCACGGTCAGCccggaggagctggaggaggaggaggcgacggcggtggcggcggcggcgactTCGAGCGGCgaagcggcggcgggcggcggctgcAAGAGCTGCACCTACCAGGGCTGCAGCGAGACCACCACGCAGGTGGTGAAGCAGCGCAAGCCCTGGATGTGCAAGCGCCACCGCAACAAGATCTACAAGGACAAGTACAAGCGCAAGAAGAGCGACCAGGCcctggggggcggcggggcggctgccgcggggggcggcccgcGGGCCGAG GATAGTGTTGAAGGTTCAGTTTCTGTTACAAAACAGAGAACAGGATCCATTGGAGATCGCCCAGCAAGACCTACTCTTTTAGAACAAGTATTGAATAAAAAGAGGCTG TCCCTACTCAGAAGTCCAGAAGTAGTGCAGTTTCTACAGAAACAACAGCAACTGTTAAGTCAACAGGCTTTGGAACAAAGGCAGCAACAGTTTCAAGGAGCACCTGGGTAA